Proteins encoded together in one Macrobrachium rosenbergii isolate ZJJX-2024 chromosome 45, ASM4041242v1, whole genome shotgun sequence window:
- the LOC136829704 gene encoding uncharacterized protein, producing the protein MYEDLGTLLRIDTLQPLLLAEALIECSNYKSNVIDRCLREVAKELQAKEDVTAHRVDKTAAFMLIHTEKYHRKLDDILVDSSKFQRIAKNPVDDIKHEASRINETVNAACVALHLPPIVGNHDLSYIYGNVKTNKLRNPLCLIISQIRAPPYQLAKKLNAVLTPYVLGDRSLKSSAGFMKVLKMTPTGGVIGSMDVESPFPNIPVDETIQIILDRVYRDDSMLPKHIPLRSVQKRLLSPPRGHMSIQKDGAAMGSPLGALFTNFYMGTVKCWVFTTTETPSTYIQYIDDTFMSTSTEEEVEHLQQAFHDHSRLNFTNEYCHDCRLPFLNILMGQQVESLITQVYTKPANLGMCLNGENKYPESYKHTAISAFVRKALSHCCSWKGKHAELEHAVQVLINNGYSSWDIT; encoded by the coding sequence ATGTATGAAGATCTAGGCACCCTCCTCAGAATAGATACCCTCCAGCCCCTTCTCTTGGCTGAGGCCCTCATAGAATGCAGCAATTACAAAAGTAATGTTATCGACAGGTGCCTGAGGGAAGTGGCCAAAGAGCTGCAAGCTAAAGAGGATGTAACCGCCCATAGAGTGGATAAGACCGCTGCCTTCATGCTCATCCATACTGAGAAATACCACCGTAAGCTGGATGATATCCTGGTGGACAGCAGCAAATTTCAAAGAATTGCCAAGAACCCAGTAGACGACATCAAGCACGAGGCCAGTAGGATCAATGAGACTGTCAATGCAGCCTGCGTTGCTCTTCACCTCCCACCAATTGTAGGGAACCATGACCTCAGCTACATATATGGgaatgttaaaacaaataaactgagGAACCCATTATGCCTCATTATTAGCCAGATTCGTGCCCCTCCATACCAGCTTGCAAAGAAACTGAATGCTGTTTTGACTCCATATGTTCTAGGTGACCGCAGCTTGAAGTCCTCTGCTGGGTTTATGAAAGTCCTAAAAATGACACCCACAGGAGGAGTCATTGGCTCAATGGATGTGGAGTCCCCCTTCCCGAACATCCCTGTGGATGAAACAATCCAGATAATATTGGACCGTGTATATAGAGATGATTCCATGCTCCCCAAGCACATCCCTCTGAGATCTGTACAAAAAAGACTCCTTTCTCCACCCAGAGGCCATATGTCCATACAAAAAGATGGTGCAGCTATGGGTTCTCCCCTCGGAGCACTTTTCACGAATTTCTACATGGGCACTGTGAAGTGTTGGGTATTCACCACCACTGAGACACCATCGACGTACATCCAGTATATTGACGACACCTTTATGAGCACCAGCACAGAGGAAGAAGTAGAACACCTGCAACAAGCTTTTCATGACCACAGTCGCCTCAACTTTACCAATGAATATTGCCATGACTGTCGCCTCCCTTTCCTCAACATCCTCATGGGGCAACAGGTGGAGAGCTTAATAACACAAGTCTACACAAAACCCgcgaacctgggcatgtgcctGAATGGGGAGAATAAGTATCCAGAGAGTTACAAACACACTGCAATCAGTGCCTTTGTCAGGAAAGCTCTCTCACACTGCTGTTCATGGAAAGGTAAGCATGCTGAATTAGAGCATGCTGTCCAGGTCTTAATTAACAATGGGTATTCCAGTTGGGACATCACCTAA